The Alnus glutinosa chromosome 1, dhAlnGlut1.1, whole genome shotgun sequence region CTTGGTAAACTAGGACTGCATAAATATcctcacagagagagagagagagagagagagaggatcaaaaagaaaaaacattcaCCTTTGATATCAGTGGAGGCTTCCTAGGTAATAGCCCCCCATACTTCTTCTTGATAATTTCCTCCTGCAGAAGGCAGAATAGTAGAGACAATGATTCTAGTGAATAAGTCCATATGAGACACATGATGACCATGGACGATAACAGGAAATTCTACAAAAAACTTATTCTATCGATTAAACAGATTTTATGCACACCACCTTTCAATTCTGGGGAAGTAAACAGCTTTGCctctaataattttatattattttatgggTCCGTGGCTTGCAGGGAAACCAAGAACTGTTTCAAAATTTTGGccaaagaaattttttcttcaGGATTTCATGAGATACTTCAGTATAAATGACAGAGCAGGAGACAAGAGTTTTTAAAGGTCTAAGTCTTTATTGTCCACTATCCTTACTATTTAAAAAGCCCCTATACTTACATAAACTAACCAAACTGTGAAACGAAGATGCAGCACTATACCTCCTGCTGGGGTGAAGGCATGGGATTCTCATCATTTTGATCCAAAGCTTTAAGGTCTTTCATAGAACTGTCGCCATCCACTTGATTGTTAAGAGTATTATCAGTAGGCTCCTGCTCCTTTAGGTCCTCAATATTTGTGCCtgacattttttgttttctgcatGGTTGACAACAATGCCGGTGAACAAATGATTTTACATCTTTCACAAATGTGAGACCagattttaaaattgtcaagtGCAGGCTTTCAGTGCACTGTCCAAATAGAATAGAGAGATTGCACAGCAATTACACTGCAGATGAAATGAGTCCATTCATGTTGCCGGTAAAAATAATGAAGTCACAAACATATGTGATATGCCAGCAAAATGACACAGAGAAGGCCCTGTAATGCGCTATAAACATGAATTAGTTCATTAGTGTCTGACATCACAAAAATTACGGTAGTAACAACACCTTATACAACTGTTCTTATAACACACTTCCATTCTTGCCATTTTTGCTTGCCCACTTTCATCTCAGCATCCTCCAAACAGACCCATTTTTCTTGGCACaactttttatgtactaaaaacactttttaagctCCTTAACGCAATCTTAAACATGCTCTAACTCTAAGATCTCAATCTCTTCTATATTTTCTCCTTTCCAGTTGAATGTCAATACATGACACATATGATTGCTTGCAAGTTCCAAATATTGTTACGTGTGTAGTTATTGTTAGGTAGTAGGTCTATTAGGAAGTATTGTCTATTAGGTTATTCAGTTCAATAGTAGTGTTTTATTGCTTTATTAGTTGTTCAGTTTATTAGTTGTTTTATCAATTTACTATTGTTATGTGGGTAGATGTCTCATGTCtatctttttatgttgttatttgAGTAAGTTTATGtttatctcttttatctttattttttaggagTCTTGTTGATAACAGATTAGGTTGTTGAGTTAGGAGTCAAATAGAAGTTCTATTTCATGTGGAACTCTATTTTCCATTGTATTTTGCTCTTTTAAATACTGCTTTGTTATTGAATAAAATGAATGAATCAAGTAAATTATCAAACTTTGTATTTGTGAGTTCCGAGCACCTCTAATTGCTCAATCAAGGAGGTCTAGGATTCCTTGAAAATCCTACAATAGGAGGTCTAGAATTCCTCAAAAATTCTAACAtatctttccttttttgttgaTTCGCATCCTACGTTATGTAAGCACGTAACAAATATGTTCTAACTACCAATTGCAATTGTTCCCTATCGCCGCCTGAAAATGTAAAATGTCATATTTACGCacttttttctttaagttggtttatcctttttttttatcatttttttttaattgttttgagaGAAGTTGGTCTATCCTAATCATCTTGCAATTAATTTATTACGACGGTTATTTATCATGTACACCATGACCCTAACGAAACTTCAATAAATGCCATAACCAATTCATGCGCAAGTCATTTCAGTTGCCAAATTATGTATGAGAGCATAACGATTCTTAATTGATCTGACTGTGGAACTGGTCAGAGCTACCGTTAATGGTCCTTAATTAAGAAAGGGACTTGGGCAGTAAACAAAAGATTAATCATAAGAAACTACCAAGGTAGTTTTCAAGCATTCAAATCATTGACCATTTCACGCAGAATCACAAATAAAAACCCGAAAGAAAAAAGACCCAGATGCGCAAAGCTGACAATCTATAATGGGCTGCAAACTTCTTTGGACAACAATGAATTTCGATATTGATATTGATGAACACGAAGCTCGTTATATAGCATGGCAATAAGAGAATAAAGAAAGGGGGCAGACGTGAAGGTGGGTTCAAACCTGATCGGATCCGACTGAGAAGCTGATGGAGAAATGGGGGCTCCTACCCGAATTCACTTTCCGATCAGAGCGAATCAGATTGGAGACTACGCAGCACGCACTACGCAGAAAATCTTTGAGCGTGAGTTCGGGCTGGTCATGGACTCACGGGCTTGGAGATTAAGTGGGTTTTGTAATGGAAAATCGGCTTGAAGAGCTGGACTGGGCCTGAATTTTAAGCTTTAGTCCAAAAATtcagatttaaaaataataatttttaaatgtacgatttaaaaatatgatttttaaaaacgtagttaagcatTTAAAAAagtcttaatttaatttttaaaattgtgtgtttCAAAATAGCATTCCTTATAACttgaaaaaacatattttttttatttttctgttttcaaatcataattttttaaaaacgcaatttcaaACGATTCATTATTTACAAttcatactttttatttataaaatcgcAATATCAAACACGAGAAAATGCATAACCATTTTTGGAGTAGTGTTGAGTCAAAGTCTCTACGGTTCGTATTTGCTCCTTATCATAATAGACACATCACACGCACCACGCATCCCTTGGTtgacaaatgatcaatagaaaTCTCACCGCTCATCTTCACTTTCATGCTCATCtagtcatttttgtattttctaaGGAATTCAATTTCGAATTTTGTAGTATTTTCTTGTCTTGTGTGAGTCAATTTATCGTAATTTTTTACGGTTACAGGGGATTTGCCAAAAGAAAACAGCTATGTtgtcttatcaaaattttcttttttgtgcttGTTTGCCAgcaaaatgaaagagaaataaaatatttgttgtgACAGACTAAAATTTCAAGATCACCaagaaagtagaaaaatatagaatagaaaataatacAATCACATGAGAAACTACGATTTAAGTAGTTCAGCTTAAGAAGCTTACATCTTCTGGCGGAAACGATCCTAGaaaaattcactatcaaaatgATAGAGTACAAAAAGTAGTACAAAGAAAATCACTTAAACCTAGAAGCCCTAATACACCcttctctcactctcacacaaaaaagagaagtaaatacaaaagaaaaaacatttcttaGTTCTCTTCCCTTTCGACACACCAAAGAAAAATAGTGAGAATATATACATGTGAGACAAATTGGTGTAACTTATCTCTCTCCCAAAGGCGCTAGTGTTCTCAATGTGTGCATGCAGCTCTaatctctcttcttcttgtatgtgtatatgttttTCGCACACCACCACAGGAGGTGGTGAAATTTGCACACAAATTGTATACACAACATGGCATATACTCTTTAGTTAATTCATGCCGTTTTACTTtacctacttttttttttcccccccttgTTCTATACTCAATTCATCTTTATGcgagaagatatatatatatatatatatacacttcttcttctttaacttTTCCATGGCAACTTGTGGAGTTTGTGTAATTAGTTTTGAACTTAAATAGTAATTGAATTAAGGGCATTGAACAGTAGCAAATATGTAAAGAGcacttgttaattaattaatattcatgGCATGCTTCATCGGAGTAGGAAGAAGGCCCatattagtttaattaaaatatatccACAACGATGAGCAGGTATATAGGATTATTGGATTTACTGATATAATACAAAAGCTCCAGCCATCCTAAGTTtacgtgtgtatatatatatatatatatatatatatatatatatatatatatatatatatatatatgtactatatatgatCATGAACCCCATCACAGAATGACACTTGGCCTGCTTATAGAAGCAAGCTAGACAACTTGCCTAAGCCTAACCTATCCCACTTTGATTGTTTCCAAGTGGTGGGTTCTTTTAGAAACTCCAAATCTGCTTTCGTGTGATGATTGGTATAAAGGCATGCATGCCTTAATTGTCAAACAGTCTGAGCTGATGATCATAGCTAGCATCATCAATCAATcccaaagaaaatgaaagcgGCTGCAGGACCAGTACCTGAGGCTGGGGGTGAAGCTTCTTCAACGCCACAAAGGGTGATCAATAGAGGGCTTTCTATAATGGACTTGGTTCTTCGAATTATTGCAGCTGTCGGAACGCTAGCAAGTGCGGTGGCAGTGGGAACAACGGACCAAACACTTCCATTTTTCACACAGTTTTTCCAATTTACGGCCCAATATAATGATATTCCCACGTTCACGTAAGTAATATATTGTCACctgttaattatatatatattgagatcGATCAATTACTTAAAGTTAACGTTAGTTAAGTGATCTATAATATTAAACTACAGGTTCTTTATGATCGCGAATTCGATTGTATGCGCCTACCTTGTTCTTTCTCTTCCCCTATCTGTCTTCCATATCATCAGGTCGCGGAGTGGTGCAGCAAAAAAGAGTAGGATCATCTTGCTCATCTTTGACACGGTAATGATACTCGTCTAAGCAAGTTAAttaagaactatatatatagttgcttAGAATTAAGATCAAGTAGTACGTGTTGTGAGAAGACATTACAACTAATTAATCATTGTTAgatgtatattttatattaagtaCTTGGTTATGTTACATATTACCTTGGTTTGTTTTCTTATATGAATATTTCTCATTTAGGTCATTAGAAATTTGATTgccactttatatatatatattctatttctTCATTGGGTTTATTCAATTTCTTAATTAGTTTAGGTCTACTTTAGGTTTACTTGTTCATCACTCCTAGTCTCTCTATAAATTGGGAGCATTGTAATATAGTTTAATATAGTGAATACACAAAATGTTACACATACGTTTCTTTTCGCTTccgttctcttttctttctctttcatattaatatttttattttatatttttaatatatttctacAGGTATCATAGCTTTCCTACATAATTAATCatattgtttagaaaattttgcCCCCAAGAGCACCCAAAGctaattcctttttttaatctttctttcttttctctccatTGATCATATGATTTCAAAGCTTCTttatatgttagaatataaattaaatgtgTAAATTCACCCATGCTtttaagtagtgatttaacatacatgtatatatataagatcaGATGTCATGAATTTGAATCATGTCTTCATAATTtacttttcatttcaattaaatattatacgtCTTAGACCTCAttcatttaaatagaaaaaatttgaaGGCGCACGTGAATCACTCATAGtgttataattaatatataaattaaatgttcAAATTCAACCATTCTCAATTATCAACTGATCATTTCAAGTAAAACCATTCTTATCTACTTATCCCAAGCggtgatttaacaatatataGGCACCATAATCGAAGAAATCTTAATTAAACTTTGTATTTAAAGAAtatatcaaattttgttaagGTAATGCTGGCTCTTCTCACTGCTGGAGCTTCTGCAGCGGCAGCTATAGTATACTTGGCATACAACGGCAACGCAAGTGCCAACTGGTCTGCATTTTGCCAACAATTCGATTCCTTCTGTGAGCGCATCTCTGGGTCCTTAATCGGCTCTTTTGGAGGAATACTCCTACTTCTACTGCTAATTTTTACCTTAGCCGTGGCAATATCTCGACACTGAATGATCgatgatctatatatatatatatatatgatcatctaagtatatatatatatatgcacaagtTACATCTTATATATGTATTATAATGTGCGTGCTTGTTTAATTACTCTCGATCTTATATCTTGGAGTTTGTTTCAGGCTTTGATGTTTATACAAGTACTTCTTTTCCAAATCTTTCAACATTTCTCTTCACATTACATCATTTAAGCTGCattttacatgaaaaaaaaaaacaacaaagactgCCAATTAAGAGTTTAGCAGAAGTCTCCTAAAATTcaacatcttttcttttcatcacCTTAATTGTATCTGCAACTCCTTgcagtactatatatatatatatataggctaaaCAAATAGTGCCACAAGATCATCTATTGATTTCAATGTCTTCTCGTAGTATAGGTACGATTCATATACTTTTGGCGTCCGAACATAATAGTCAAGCTGAAACATAAATCATTATCATTACTCAGAATATATATGAACATTAATTTCTCCACCTTTCAAAGATGGAAGGTTTATTGTATAAGAAAAATGTTCAATCTgctacaacttttactataatttttttacaaagacaattcataattgataaaattaaattgacagTAAAAATAGATCACTTTTGTAAATAAAATCTCAAAAGAAAACTAATATGTCCACTTGTACGGATATTTCTTACCAAAAAAgcttctcatttttttagagtgagtttgaaattgaagatttcccataattaatttatttaagctctTAAATGGTAGAGAAATTACCTCAAGCATGTTATCTACCAACTCGTTAGCAGTTTTAACATAATCGTCCCGGCGGCCGTCGGGCAACGTAGTGATGGCATTTTTAAGATCCTGAGAAAGATAAGCCTGCTTGAGGCGAATGTAAAAGATGACATATCTCCAAGACATGGTCTCCAACATGTCCCTAATGCTGTGCAGCCCCTCAGCAGTTTGCCTAATCCTCGCCACCGCGTCTTCCGGTGACAAGCCCGGCTCAAAAAAATGTTCCCTTATGAATGAACGCGTGCCCCAATTCTGGGCTAGTGCTTGCGGGGTTCCGAGCAGACCAAGCGCCGCCATTGAAGTAGTGGCAAACAAAGTCGTCACAAATTGTCGTCGGTGGGTCGACACATTTTCTTCACCCGGAAATGAGGCTTCAACTTTTGGGAATGAGCTTCTTTTCGGGCTGCGGCTGCGGGGTTTGGCGAGTTGGGCGTGGAGGGGAGTGGTCGTGTGAGTGAAGGTGGACATGATTGATGGCTCAAGGAGGAACTCAGCTCATAAGAAATTGTGGTGGTACCGTAATTAAGGGGGATTTCTGATTGAAAATCCAACATGGACCTTAGCTTCACGCCACGTGGTAGTTATCTTATTTTAGAACAGACGAACCAGCAGCAACAGTTTGAGGTCCTTGTGAATGAAAGACTTTAAACCGAGACATGCCAACCAGGCCCAGTGGGTGAGCATGGTCCAGAGCCCAATGATACACCTAATTATGATTATGATAAATTCATCAAAtctttttcgattttttttttttttttttttagatgcgtgaaaaagaaattacattaaTTAGGACTGGGCAACCCAAAACATAATGAATGAAAGTACGCGgaggcaatgcttccgaagatgcgggcctATTGAGCCTTGACACACATGCTAAAAACCTGGGCCACCAGTGAAGGTGGCAAAGGGTGGATGCAGAATCCATAGGATCCAAACACCACGTGGTAACTATTACAGAGATCACAACagaatatataacaaaaaattctacataacataaaaatacaacAGAAACACACAAATCTAAATGCCCAGAAATACAAAAGATGgaaaaaaatcacaacaacaATACAACAGCAGCATCTAAACGGCGGTAAGGCAGGGACTCGGAGTCCCCGAAGATGGCGCATGTAGACCACGCACCTACTCCGGAGGACCTCTCTCTAGGACTGAGCAGATCCCcgcaaaacccgccccgccccgcaaaaACCGCCCCAACCCTCCTCGCAGAGCCCAAAACCTGCACCCATGGGGCGGGTTTTGGGGCTGTTTTTGGCCCCCCCGCGCGGTGCGGGGCAGGTTGCAGGGGGGACCCTTGAATTttctcgggtccccgccccgcatatttttttaaaaaaaaaaaaaaaaaaaaaaaaaaaaagaaaaaaaagaaaagaggaagaaagcgGCACTCGacagaaacaaaaagtcaaaaacaAACCCTAAGTCCCTAACTTCTAACCTCTCTTCTCTAACTCCCTGACCTTCCTTGCGCCGCAGCCCCCTACTGCCCCCTTGCACACGGACTCGATCAGCTTGGACAAGAGCTTGGCCTCGTCGCCGCCGGAGGGGTCGGCCTCGCCGCGAAGGTATCCGTAGGCAATCAGCTTCTGGATGCAATCGACGGCGGGATCGACGATCTTTAGAACGCCGGAGTTGGCGGCGTTGATGAGCGGGCTGATTATGGACTCGGAATCGGCGAGGGAGTACTCGGTGGTGCCGCCATCGTGGAGTGGACCTGGGCCTGAGGAATTGGGCTCGGCCTCGGCCTCAGGCTTGGAAGGGGAAGCGAGCTTCTCGACTCGAGGACGGACTTGCAGTCGTGGGCGAGCCTGGATTGCTTGCGCCAAGAAGCGTTCTTGATGATCTTCTCGAGCGCAGGGGAGACCACCTGGCTTAGCCGGGAATCGGCTTCCGAAGAAGCCATTCCCGTGTTCGGAGATTGGAGGGGCGGCTCAATGAATCAGATCTAGAGTGAACAGGAACCGGGGACGGTTTTGCCTTGTGGAAGCTCGGTAAAGGAGGATGTTGCTAGCTCGCCGAGCAACGGTGGGTCaaaacccgcggggatccccgcatacccgcagggatccccgccccgcccctcaACCCCACCCCATCCCCACCCGCCCCGTGCGGGTGCAGGGGGCAATATGCGGGGTGCGGGTTCcctttggggaacccgcacctctgcggggcgggggcaaaaaaaccccatccccgcccccccccccgccccatgctcagccctacctCTCTCCATCGACTAACACCACGAACAGCTCTAGACAACTACAGCAAAGGCGGGGGAAGAGGGAAAGTCGAATCTGTCCCTTTATGCACTGGCGCGTGCACACCACACTTCGATTCGCGGGAGGTCGGTGGAACCGCTTCTGATGTCGGTGGAGTCAGAGGGTGACGGCGAAGCTGATGGAGAGGCGCGTGCCTTGTAAATAGTGGCAGAGGATCGTTGATCTGGAATCAAAAATTCTAATCCAAGAACCGAACCAAAATACACAATGAACACGATGGATGGAGGAAAAGACTGGTAGATGAGTTGTTGAGGAGCAGAAAAGCAGGAAACATAAGGCAAAAACAAGATCCAGGAAGAGAAAGGCTAGAGCATGTTTGAGCAGGATAAAGGCTTCTCCAGAGGAAGAAGCAAGAGCCACAATGGAGGAGGCGACATAGGGGGaaaaaaggggggaaaaggaaaaggggaaaaagTAAAGGGAGAGAGGAGGGAGGGAAGCTCCCTCCCATGGCAATGGGTTTTTTCAGGGTTTTAGGGGAAGGGGAAacaggagagagaagagagcgtTTCAATAAATTCGATTCTAATTATGCTACTTAATCTTTTTCGATTGTTATTAACAAAACCGGTAGCCTATTAGCTAAATAACTCGGAGgagttttcctctttttctcttttctgccACTTTTGCTCTGTTTAATTTACCTCTACTAAGAATGCCTCACGTTGTCTTGACCAATAACCGTTTCATATCTTTGGTGGCTGAAACTTCTCATCAATCCCCAACCCTCGTTAGATCTAACAAGGGATAAATATCCAAGACAAATAGCAAAATGGGAAAGGCCAAGGATAGAAGCAGCTGGCTTTAAGACTTTACATCATTCGAAAATGCTGCCCATCTAGCAAATTGCGCATCTTTCTCATTATTATCGAAAAACAGTGCAAAAGAAAATGCTTTTTTCATATTGAATGTGCCTTTGGATTGAGAGAATATTGAAGAATGCAGTTTGACAGGCTTGCTTGGTAAGGCTGTGTCTTGGGGCTACAGTCTACAATCGATAAAGGCAGAGAAATCACAACATCCCACGTACAGAAGAGCAATTCTGACACATATAAAGTGGGAAGTCCGTGCTAGACTCTTGGCTAACGGGCATTTCAAGAGCCTCAGAAATAGTTTGTCCCTTGTATATAGATGGAATCCGCATACATTGAAGTCTGAGTTGCTGATTTTGAGTCGTTGAGTTGCTGTTTGCAGTAGGTGTTGAGTGTCGAGTGCTATGTTTTCTGCAAGCTCGGGCTCTTGGTTGATTGTTGGTTTTCGCCTGCTCTGCTttattttttctgcttttttgAGATTGCAGTTTGTTTGTTGGTGTGTAGGCTTGTTTCGTGGCCTATGGTTTTGTTGTATTCCGGTTGGGATTGTGTTCCAGGCTTTACTGGAGTGTAGCATTTGATTGTTGTTCAATGAAAGCTTTCattcatcaaacaaaaaaaaaaagtgttttttgcaTTTTGGCAGACATTAGATAAAAACACAAGAACACTCTAATTGCAGAAACCAAAACCCAAGTAAAAGAGAAGAATCCATCCCCTTTCCGGACCATACCATACTAAAGCAATGACATACACTGAAgtttattttcaagaaaaatgaagaaaatccGAAGACCTTTCCAATCTCAAATGCCAGACATTTGCACCAGCTTATTGTAGAGAATGCGGTCATCCCTACCGGTGTTGCTCTCTAATAATGCACTTTGCACAAGTTCCTGATGTCAGAGAAACATTAGCTACCAGACCATCAAGAGCAAAATATCGAAAACGATAATACAAGGAATACATAGCgcactctaaaaaaaaaaaaagaagcagtgattaaacagtAATTGAATTACAGATTCTCACCTTGACATCCCTGTGCGAACGAAACTTCCCCAAGTTGTGGATGATCAACCTCATATCTTCAACCTGAAACACAACATAAACTCCTTACCCTACTAATCATAACAACACAAaatcctcccccccccccccccccccaaaaaaaaaaaaaaaagaacatgaaTAACAACAAAATGTACCCTAATGTAGCCAACTCGATTCCGGTCAAAAAACCGAAAAGCCTGTTTCAGATTCAAAAACTTAACATTAATACAATGATTACGAGAGAATGCAACTAAATGCTAAAATAGAAATCAGGAAATAATAAAAGCAGCAAAAAGTTCCAAAAAGCATACCTGCAATAGCTCTTTATCAACAACAACCTCCTTGACAGCAGAGTTTGCTTTCTTTCCAGTATCCACCTCTGTGTCTTTCTTTTCACACATATCCTCATCAGACTTGGGCTTTGTCTCTGCAGCTTTCGAATTCTCCTTGGAAGATTCTTCTACTTCATCTTTTTCCAGTCCTGCCACTTTCCCAGGCTCAGCTTTCACATCAGTCTTCCCCTCTTCTTTGTTGTTCTCATTAGATAAGTCATGTCGCATACTTGACTCCTCCATTTCTTCGTATTCTTCAGGATCTTCCTCTGGGTCCTCCTCTGGGTCTTCCTCTGGATCTTCATCACCATCTGTTTCATCTCCCATATTCGCCTCATCAACGTGATCAACAGATTTATCCTCCTTGACCTTAGTTTTATCATCATCTGGTTGGGCTGCACTCAATGTTTCAGACTTAATAGAATCTTTCGGAGGGGTATCAGTAGTCTTCAGTCGCTTCGCTGATGATTTTTTGTCCCTTTCCTTCTCATGGATTTCATCCCGTTGCCTCTTACGTTGATTTCTTTCCGTGATGAATTTTACACGTAATTTCTGcataaaaatgcatgtaaatgAAGATGCCTCAGGGAAGGGGTCATGTTGCGTGCATATTGATAGAATGTCTAAAACCAACCTGGAGAAATGTTAAAAGACGACAACCCATCTGATACTGAAGCATTTCATACAGTAATTCAGCAAATAATGACAACTGCAAGAAAGACAGAACACAGTTAGGAAGGATCAAAAAAGCTATAATCTTGTTCCAAAGGTTTACATCAAACTAGGTTATGAAAACCAAACACTAGAACTACAGTTCTAAAGGTACGATGTAGAGATAAAGTATACATAAAGAGAAATGGATAAAGCAGGAGACTAAACCTCAAAAGTTGATTCTTCAATGTCCTTGTCACTATAATCCAAGAGCGAATCCAGTGAAAGAGAGAACGGACGAAGCTGTAAAAGGAGATCCAAAATTAGACAAGGCTACATAAAAGGTATCTTAGATTCGGTGAACATGTAGAGCATATCTTATTAACATGTAGTATTCAATACTGTATAGGCTATCATCAACATACTTTGGAAGCCTTGCTCCATTTCGTTTGTAAAATCAATCCAGGGTGCCGAGGAGGTTCTTCAgatttcctcttttctttcaattctttATTTGATTTGCTTCTAGACTCATCCTTTCCATCGttgtcttttttctctttctcatctTTAGATTTCTCTCCATCTTTTGATTTTCCCCTCTTGCCACTATGATTATCATTCTGAGATGCTTTCTGCTTGTCAGCCTCAATCTCCAATTTACTCCCTGAGCCACTTTTCTCGCCTGTTCttttttcatcctttttgtcAGTCTTTATTTCCACATTACTTGAATCGACCACATCATCTTGCTTCTCCGGGGTAAGTGTTTTGGAGTTGGTCTTAGGAACTGTTTTCTTTTCTGATCTTTTGACCTCACTGTCCTGGTTCTCTGCATCTGCTGCTTGCCTCTCCGCATTTTCTGTCTCATCTGCTGCCAGAACAGCCTTTGCCCCATCACCATCAACATCTTTCTTAGTGTCAGCAACCCCATCACTGGATTTCAAACTAGCAACCTTTCTTTTAGGTAcccttttaataatttttttcttcacagtTGTTTTCACACTGGTACCTTGCACAACTGCAGCACTGCTTGGATCTGAATTATCCTTTGGTTTATCTTCAGTATCTTCATTCTGAGAAGCTTTTCTCACTGGAACCTTTTTAATCACTCTTTTTCTTACAAAAGTTTTAACCCCAGAGAGGGCAACTGAAGATGCATCCTGTAGACCGGGAATCTCTGAGTTTGCATTCTTTTCTCCATTATCCTTCTCACCCAGCTTGTCC contains the following coding sequences:
- the LOC133868737 gene encoding casparian strip membrane protein 1-like, whose product is MKAAAGPVPEAGGEASSTPQRVINRGLSIMDLVLRIIAAVGTLASAVAVGTTDQTLPFFTQFFQFTAQYNDIPTFTFFMIANSIVCAYLVLSLPLSVFHIIRSRSGAAKKSRIILLIFDTVMLALLTAGASAAAAIVYLAYNGNASANWSAFCQQFDSFCERISGSLIGSFGGILLLLLLIFTLAVAISRH
- the LOC133868730 gene encoding photosynthetic NDH subunit of lumenal location 2, chloroplastic — translated: MSTFTHTTTPLHAQLAKPRSRSPKRSSFPKVEASFPGEENVSTHRRQFVTTLFATTSMAALGLLGTPQALAQNWGTRSFIREHFFEPGLSPEDAVARIRQTAEGLHSIRDMLETMSWRYVIFYIRLKQAYLSQDLKNAITTLPDGRRDDYVKTANELVDNMLELDYYVRTPKVYESYLYYEKTLKSIDDLVALFV